One genomic segment of Hordeum vulgare subsp. vulgare chromosome 2H, MorexV3_pseudomolecules_assembly, whole genome shotgun sequence includes these proteins:
- the LOC123425475 gene encoding aspartic proteinase 36-like, with protein MASRGWRRPLGSLPALALALFLLAVAAAAAGSPDRAAPSRPPLVLPLTLSYPNASRVASSRSRRGLAEGGRPSARMRLHDDLLTNGYYTTRLHIGTPPQEFALIVDSGSTVTYVPCASCEQCGNHQDPRFQPDLSSTYSPVKCNVDCTCDSDKNQCTYERQYAEMSSSSGVLGEDIVSFGTESELKPQRAVFGCENSETGDLFSQHADGIMGLGRGQLSIMDQLVDKGVIGDSFSMCYGGMDIGGGAMVLGAMPAPPGMIYTHSNAVRSPYYNIELKEMHVAGKALRVDPRIFDGKHGTVLDSGTTYAYLPEQAFVAFKDAVSSQVHPLKKIRGPDPNYKDICFAGAGRNVSQLSEVFPKVDMVFGNGQKLSLSPENYLFRHSKVEGAYCLGVFQNGKDPTTLLGGIVVRNTLVTYDRHNEKIGFWKTNCSELWERLQSGGAPSPAPSNDPGPQADLSPAPAPSGLPEFDVGLITVYMSINVTYPNLKPHLHELAELLAKELEIDSSQVRVMNVTGQGNSTLIRWDIFPAGSSDSMSNATAMGIIYRLQHHVQLPEHLGSYQLLEWNVQQPISRRSWLQEHVVSILVGVLLVVFLSLSAFLGLYLWRKKFRGQAAYRPVGSVGPEQELQPL; from the exons ATGGCGAGCCGCGGCTGGCGTCGTCCGCTCGGCTCGCTGCCAGCCCTCGCCCTGGCCctcttcctcctcgccgtcgccgccgccgcggctGGATCCCCCGACCGAGCCGCCCCCTCGCGGCCGCCGCTGGTGCTCCCGCTCACGCTCTCCTACCCCAACGCGAGCCGGGTCGCGTCGTCCAGGTCCAGGAGAGGGCTCGCCGAAGGAGGCCGCCCCAGCGCCCGCATGCGCCTCCACGACGATCTCCTCACCAACGG GTATTACACGACGCGGCTGCACATCGGGACGCCCCCGCAGGAGTTCGCGCTGATCGTCGACTCCGGGAGCACCGTCACCTACGTGCCCTGCGCCTCCTGCGAGCAGTGTGGCAACCACCAG GATCCAAGGTTTCAACCTGATCTCTCCAGTACATATTCACCAGTAAAATGTAATGTTGATTGCACTTGTGATAGTGATAAGAACCAGTGCACTTATGAGAGGCAGTATGCTGAAATGAGCTCCAGCAGCGGGGTACTTGGTGAGGACATTGTGTCGTTTGGCACAGAAAGTGAACTTAAGCCACAGCGTGCTGTTTTTGGCTGTGAAAATTCTGAAACTGGAGATTTGTTCAGCCAGCATGCTGATGGCATAATGGGGTTGGGCCGTGGTCAACTTAGCATAATGGATCAGCTTGTTGACAAGGGTGTCATAGGTGATTCATTCTCTATGTGCTATGGTGGAATGGATATTGGTGGTGGTGCTATGGTACTTGGTGCAATGCCTGCCCCTCCTGGCATGATATACACACATTCAAACGCTGTCCGCAG CCCATATTACAACATTGAGTTGAAGGAAATGCATGTTGCTGGAAAGGCATTGCGGGTAGACCCAAGGATCTTTGACGGCAAACATGGGACTGTCTTGGATAGTGGGACCACATATGCATACCTCCCAGAACAAGCTTTTGTAGCTTTTAAAGACGCT GTGTCAAGCCAGGTCCATCCCCTCAAGAAAATCCGTGGACCTGACCCAAATTACAAGGACATCTGCTTTGCAGGTGCTGGAAG GAACGTCTCCCAGTTATCAGAGGTCTTTCCAAAGGTTGACATGGTATTTGGAAATGGACAGAAGCTCTCACTTTCACCTGAAAATTATTTATTCCGG CACTCCAAAGTCGAAGGGGCTTATTGCTTGGGTGTCTTCCAAAATGGGAAAGATCCAACAACTCTATTAGGTG GAATCGTTGTTCGCAATACTCTTGTAACCTATGACCGCCACAATGAAaagattggattttggaaaactaACTGTTCAGAGTTGTGGGAGAGACTCCAGAGTGGTGGGGCTCCTTCACCAGCACCTTCAAATGATCCAGGTCCACAAGCAGATTTATCGCCAGCTCCTGCTCCAAGTGGTTTGCCAG AATTTGATGTTGGTCTCATCACTGTTTATATGTCGATAAATGTTACATATCCAAACCTGAAACCTCACCTACATGAGTTGGCTGAGCTGTTAGCTAAAGAGCTGGAGATAGATTCCAGTCAG GTACGAGTTATGAATGTTACTGGGCAGGGAAACTCTACACTAATCAGATGGGATATTTTCCCAGCTGGATCTTCTGATTCTATGTCTAATGCAACAGCAATG GGTATCATTTATCGGCTGCAACATCATGTTCAGTTGCCTGAACATCTTGGCAGTTATCAGTTACTTGAGTGGAATGTGCAGCAACCTATATCGAGAAG GTCATGGTTGCAAGAACATGTTGTCTCCATACTGGTTGGAGTTTTGCTAGTAGTTTTCCTGTCTTTATCGGCCTTTTTAGGACTGTATCTGTGGAGGAAGAAATTTAGAGGTCAAGCTGCATATAGACCTGTGGGCTCAGTGGGGCCTGAGCAAGAACTCCAACCGCTATAA